The Candidatus Methylomirabilota bacterium genome contains the following window.
GACGACGCACGCGCTGGTCCCCCACGGCGTGTCGGTCATCTTGACGGCGCCGGCCGCCTTCCGCTTCACCTATTCGACGTCGCCGGAACGGCATCTGCGGGCCGCCGAGCTGCTGGGGGTCCCGACCCAGGAACTCTCCGAGCGCGAGCGCCGCGAGGCCCTGCCCGGCGCGCTGATGGCGCTCATGCGTGACGTCGGGATCCCCAACGGGCTTCTGGCCATCGGTTACGGCGAGCACGACATCCCGGCGCTCATCGAGGGCACGCTCAAGCAGCCGCGGCTCCTGGCCGGCGCGCCGCGGCCGGTGGGAGCCCCGGAGCTCGAGGCGATCCTCCGCGACTCGCTCCGCCTTTGGTGAGGTTTCTATGAAAATCGGCGTCGTCTTCCCGCAAGTCGAGATCGGCAACGACCCCGCGGCCATCCGCGACTATGCGCAGGCCGTCGAGGCGATGGGCTACACCCACATCCTCACCTTCGACCACGTGCTCGGCGCCAATCCCGCGAGCTACCCGGGCTGGAAGGGCCCGTACACGTACCGGCATCCGTTCCACGAGCCCTTCGTCCTCTTCGGCTTCCTGGCCGCCGCCACCGCGCGGGTCGAGCTCGTGACCGGGATCATCATCCTGCCCCAGCGGCAGACCGCGCTCGTCGCCAAGCAGGCGGCCACGGTGGACGTGCTCTCGGGCGGCCGGCTCCGCCTGGGCGTCGCCGTCGGCTGGAACTTCGTGGAGTACGAAGCGCTCGGCGAAGACTTCCAGACCCGGGGCCAGCGGATCGAGGAGCAGATCGAGATGCTCCGCACGCTCTGGACGCGGGAGCTCGTCACCGTGAAGGCGCGCTGGCACCGCGTGTCCGACGCGGGGATCAACCCGCTGCCGGTGCAGCGGCCGATTCCGATCTGGATGGGTGGCGAGAGCGAGCGCGTCCGGCGGCGGGCCGCGCGCCTGGCCGACGGCTGGATGCCCCACTTCCGTCCCGGGCCCGAGGCCCAGGCCCTCATCGATCACCTGTACGGCTGGGTCCGGGAGGCGGGACGCGACCCTGGGAAGTTCGGGATCGAGGGGCGCTTCACGCTGGCCCAGGTGCCGCGCGACCAGTGGGCGAAGGAGCTGGCGGCGTGGCGCGCCCTGCGCGGCGTGACCCACGTCTGCGTTCACACGGTCGGGCTCGGGCTCAAGACATCGGCCGATCACGTCGAGACTCTCCGCCGCTTCAGGGACGAGGCGGGGGTCCGTTGAGGGAGGCTAAGAGGATGCGCACCGTTGTCCTGGGGTTCGTCGC
Protein-coding sequences here:
- a CDS encoding LLM class F420-dependent oxidoreductase, coding for MKIGVVFPQVEIGNDPAAIRDYAQAVEAMGYTHILTFDHVLGANPASYPGWKGPYTYRHPFHEPFVLFGFLAAATARVELVTGIIILPQRQTALVAKQAATVDVLSGGRLRLGVAVGWNFVEYEALGEDFQTRGQRIEEQIEMLRTLWTRELVTVKARWHRVSDAGINPLPVQRPIPIWMGGESERVRRRAARLADGWMPHFRPGPEAQALIDHLYGWVREAGRDPGKFGIEGRFTLAQVPRDQWAKELAAWRALRGVTHVCVHTVGLGLKTSADHVETLRRFRDEAGVR